The genome window CAAGATAACCAAGTTGCGATCGCCCATGTGGGAGACAGTCGCATTTACCGAGTTACCAGAAAATGGGGTTTAGAACAAGTCACCACAGACCACTCCGTGGCCCAAGCAGAAATGAAAAACGGCATAGAACCAGAAATTGCCTTGGCTCGTCCTGATGCCTATCAACTTACCCAGGCTCTAGGCCCTAGAAAAAGAGAATTTGTCCATCCTGACGTTAATTTTTTAGAAGTCAAAGAAGACACAATCTTTTTAATGTGTTCCGATGGTTTATCAGACAATGAACTATTAGAAAATAATTGGCAAAGTGTTCTTTTACCCCTACTCAGTGCCAAAGCCAATCTTCAAGAAGGAGTAACCCATCTCCTCGAATTAGCCAATCAAATTAATGGTCATGATAACATCACCTGTATTTTGACCAGAATTAAAGTTCAACCTAATTTAGAACAAAAAAACCCCTTAATCTAAGATAATAATGAATATTAGATAATAAAAGTTAGGTAATGAGTAATTATTAATCATATGAGTATATAGCCTATGTAATAAAGGATTAAGCTATTTTATCAACCCCAAAATAATTGAGATAGATTTCAGAATATAAAATTTTTAAGAAAATTTTGTGAACTTAATTGATCAATCTTTCGTCTATAGAGGCGTAGTAAAACAAACTACTTCGTACTTATTCATTTATTCAATATTCAAACTTAGATTTATCAAATCATTTCCCATGAAAAAAGTTCAATCCTTACTGTCCAAATTTTCCATTAGTGCCTTTGCTCTAATCTTTGCTGCTAACTTTAGCATCCCTTCCCACGCACTAGATGCTTCCTCTGAATCCCAAAATACAGCGAATAACCTTGCAATGATGCACGGTGACCATGACTCAGAAGAAGAAATGGAAATGATGGAAGATGCCTCAGAAGAAACCACAGAAATGGGTTTTAAGGTGATGACCGCAATGTTATCTGGTAATAACATTTATCCTGAGCCTGTCATGACCAATGCAGGAGGGGTTGCTGTGGCAATCTTGGGGCAAGATAATACCTTAATGGTTTATGGTAGTTTCAACGGTTTAAGTAGTGCCTTAAGAGATTATGAAACCGATCCCTTAGATCCTCCTAATCCTGCCGTTACTTCTGCTGTACATTTACATTTAGGTACTCCCGAGGAAAATGGCTCTTTTGCCCGTGCTTTATCTGTCACCACTTCTGAAGATGGCTTAAGTGGTCTTTTCACTGGCACTTATCAATTATCTGACGAAGAAGTTATGGCTCTAGGAGAAGGTAATTTATACATTGATATTCACACAACCATGAATCGTGGCGGTGAGTTGAGAGGAGTTGTTCAAGAGTAATAGTGTTTGAACATTGTTAAATTGATTAATGAATTGAGGGATTTTTGATAGAATCTCCTCTGGTGGGTATATAGCCCACCTTTTATTTTTTGTAAGAATAATTGATGAATCCCATTGTTTTAATTCATGGTTTTATGGATCAAAGTGCTGTGTTTAATTCCATGTTTTTATATTTAGAAAATCAAGGATATAATGTTCATGCAATTGATCTTACTCCTTGTTACGGCACAGCAGATTTGAAAGTATTGGCTCAACAGGTTAAGGAATATATTGATAAGACTTTTGAGAAGGAAGAAAAAGTTAATTTACTAGGTTTTAGTATGGGTGGTTTAGTTACCCGTTACTATTTACAAAAATTGGGAGGTGTGGAAAAAGTAGATAAATATATTAATGTTTCTGCCCCCAATAATGGAACTATCATGGCTTATTTATTACCTTTTTTGGGCATTAAACAAATGCGCCCACAAAGTGATTTTTTATTAGATTTAAATAAGGATATAAATGAAAGTTTATCAAAAGTTAAATGTTTATTTTTATGGACTCCTTTTGATTTAATGATTTTTCCTCCTAAAAGCTCTATCATGAAACCATTTCCCGTGGAAAGAATACCTGTACTAACTCATAAATGGATGATTAGCGATCGCAGGGTTTTAGAAAGAGTTAATAAATTTTTGAAGGAGAAATAAAGTTTAAATTAGTCTCTTTGTATCTTGATTTCCTAGGATTTTTAGACGGGTAAAAGTTTCTTGATAATATTGAGGATAAACAGGTAATCGGGGCTTTAAAAGCCAACCATGGTTTAATAATGTGGTAGTTAAATCCTCTAAGCTATGGTGATAGTAGTCTGGGTTAACTTCATCCTTGGGTACTATCCCCCCTAAATCTGTAACCCCTAATTCTAAGCATTTAATGAGAGTGTTTTCATCTTCAATTAAGTTTGGGGGAATTTGAATGGCTATATTATTTGGTAATATTTCCTTAGCTTTTTTGATGGTTTCAAGCATTTCTAAAGAACTAAAATTATTTTGGGAATAATTATCTTTATTACCTTTGGAATAGGGTTGTAAGATTACTTCTTGAATGTGACCATATTTTTTATGGATAGATGCGATCGCCCTTAAACTTTCCATACGATCACAAGATGATTCCCCAATACCTAATAGGATACCTGTCGTAAAAGGAATCTGTAACACTCCAGCCCATTCTAGTTGTTCTAACCTAAGTTGTGGAATCTTGCTAGGGGCAAAATGATGGACAGTATCTAACAATGATGGGGTTACCTGTTCCACCATCAAGCCCATAGAGGCATTTACCGTCTTTAATAAAGTCATTTCCTCATAACTTAAAGGCCCCACATTGCTGTGAGGAAAAAAGCCCATGGAGAGAGCTAAATGGGCTATGTCATAAATCAACTGTAACCAATCCTTACGCCTTTTTGAGTGGGGATGCACCTCACCACTAAGGATGAGAATTTCTGTAACTTCCTTGCCCTGCAAGGTTGTTAAAATTTCCCTCGCCCTGTCTAAAGTTAACCATACATCTTCTTCAGGATTGGTGCGAAAATTGCAGTAACTACACCGATTAAAACATTCATAGGTTGGTACTAGGGTAAAAGCTGGACTATAAGTTACTATGCGCATTCAATGATTGGGGATTGATGAAAAAGTGTTTTGGTTAGGGTAAGGAATGGCTTTTATTATCATGGTGAAAATTTTGTCACTTCAACCTAACACCTAAAACCTACTTAATAATGAGTGCCAGATTTACGATGATGCACCGCTGTGATACCGTCATCTTTTAACAATTTACCAGCCTGGGCGATCGCATACATAACCCAATGATCACCACATTCGAGGCGATTTTTAACCTCACACTCCACATAGGCGAGGGCATTATTCAAAATCGGGCTACCGTTATCCGCCACATCATGATCAATATTCTGAAAACGATCTTCCCCTGGAGCAAAGGGTTTGAGAAAATGCTTCATCAACTCCACATATCGCCCCTCTTCAAGGACATTGAGGGCAAAACAACTGCCGATGGGCAACAAAGATTCGATCGCCCTTTCCTTGGCCACCGCAACGGTTAAACCGGGGGGGTTAAAAGTAGCCTGAGACACCCAAGAAGCCACCATGGCACCCTTTATCTCATCCCTTTGGGTGGTGACGATACATAACGAGCCTACCAAACGCCCCAAAGCCTGTTCAGTTCTGGCGGTGAGGGAATTGGCGGCGGCGGATTCTTTTGATTTAAGGGCTTTTTTACGTTTTTTCAGGGCTTGAGCAAAATCTGTTCCCGCCTCCTCACAGGTTTTTAGCACTGCTTCCGTGGGTTTAAATTTGACTCGGATGGTATCAAAACCGAAACGATAGCCCCCATCCCTAAATTTATTTTCCAACAAATCGATGGCTTCTCCACTCCAACCAAAAGAACCGAATGCCCCCACTAATTTATTCTTATCGGCGTTGGCAAGGGCGATACCGAGGGCGCTTTGGATTTGGGTAGGGGCGTGACCGCCGAGGGTGGGAGAACCGAAAATGAAGCCTTCACAGCCTTGTATGGCGGTTTTTATTTCCTCGCTTCCTGCAAATTCAGCGTTGATGGATTCTACCCTTACCCCTGCTTTGGTAATGCCACGGGCGATCGCATTTGCTAGGGTTGCGGTGTTACCATAGGCGGAGGCATAAACTAGGGCGACATTAAGGGTTTGATTTTTCTGGGTTTCTAACCACTGTTGATATAAACCTGTTAATTCGGTTAAACCATAACGCACCAAGGGGCCATGGTTGGTGGCATAGATGAAAGATTCTTTTTCCTTAACCTTTTCAATGGCTTTACTAACTTGGGTGGCGTAGGGTGCAATGACACAATCGAAATAATGTCTTCTATCTTCTTGGTAAATACTCCAACCCTCGTCCAAAATTTGATCACCGCATACATGGGCAGAAAATAGCTTATCGGTATAAAATACCTTAGTTTGGCGATCGTAGGTCAAAAGTTGGTCAGGATAACGGGGGTTAGGGGTGGTGATAAATTCTAGTAAATGTCCTTTGCCTAAGTCTAATTGAAGCTCGTTTTTAACAACTGTAATATTGAGGGGATTTCTGGCAGTGGTTTCTTGATAGTTATTCTCGAAGATGGTTTCTAAGGATTTTGCCCCCGTATTGGAGATGATGATATTAATTTGGGGGGCTTTTTGCAATAGGGTATTGATAGTTACTGCCCGATTGGGGTTGATATGTCCTAGAATGAGATAGTCAATTTTTTGTAGGTCAATTCTTTGTTCTAGGGCATCGATAAAGGTTGCGGTGAAGGATTCCCCCGGGAGATCAAATAGGGCGATTTTTTCTCCTTCAATGACAAAAGAATTGGCGGTAGTGCCTCGATTTAGTCCGTATTCTACCTCAAATTTGAGTCTATCCCAAGTACGAGAACGGAATACCCTTGTGTTAAGGGCGATCGGGGTAATTTGAACATCTTTTGATTTTGTCATATTATACTCAGGGTTTAATATTTTTTTTGTTAATGGGGAGTGGAAATTTTATGTTTTATCGATATTTTCCATTTTATCGTCTAACTCTACCCTATCCATAATTTATCAGCAGGAGACAAAAGGAAAGGACTTTTTGTTGAAAAATCAGCTTTGTTAGTATCAATGACTGCTATTGGGGGGTAGTGAAAAAATAAAAATATTTACCAGTTAAACCTGTTAAAAATACCAACAAAGCCATTAATAATTGAGAATGAAACTTTTGATGAAAAAGTATTAAAACTATTCCCCGTTCCCTATTCCCTGTTCCCTGCCCTAAACAAAGTATTGTTTCATAAACACCTATCTATGAAATACAAAACTAACAAAAATCAACAACTAAGTTTATTTGAACCTTCTGCCACTTATAAGTTTAAAAAGCCATCTTTAAAAGCTGAATATAAGATGAGTGGGGAGTATTTACAAAGTTGGAAAAAAAGAATTTATAATTATCAACAAGAAGCGAAAAAAAAGCAAGTAAAACAAACTAATTTATTAACTTCTGAAAATAATATTACTTGGGATATAGATAGTTTTGATCCTTTTTCTATCCCTACCCATACAGATCAGTTTTATAATTTACCAAAATATAATGACAGTGAAAGCTGTTTATATTTTATTTTAGATACGGAATTACCTTTGTTATTGTATGTGGGAGAGACAAAATTATCGCCCTATCAAAGATGGATAAATCATGATTGTAAAGGTTATATTCAAAAGTATATAGAACTTCATCGTCAATACAAAATTAATAGTAATGTACGATCGGCTTTTTGGTGGGGAATTTCCCCTGAGCGTCATATTAGGCAAAGGTTAGAACGGGATTTAATTCTTAAGTGGCGATCGCCCTTTAACAAAGAATCATGGCAACATTGGGGACAACCTTTTAAATAAGGGTTGCTTAAAAAGCGGAATTGAGAGAAAAAAATGGATAAGTGAAAGAATACCTTACTCTCTAGCACTCATCCATTCTCAAGCAGTGAAAAATACTTGGAATGCGCGGGTACAGAGGAGAATATTTTGTGGTTATAAACTGAACAATATATTAAAAGACATTTAGCCGTGGATAGTCTTAGCTTTCCCTTTCTCACTTATTATACAAAGGCAAGTCCGATGATCGAAGAATTGAATTAATCATAATTATTCTTTAAGACTCATTCATATTTTTATAAGTAGCCACAGCAGAGGGGGAAATGCGATTGAGATAACGGAAAATCCAATATTTCAACACCGTATCAAGAATTACAGGGAAAGTGGCAATAAACAAAAAATTAAAATCCCGATTTTCTGCTAAGCCAAGATGACGAGCAACACTTTCCAAGACAATTTCCCAACCATGGGGAGAGTGGAAACCAACAAATATATCTGTAAAAAGAATGATTAAAAATGCTTTGGCAGAGTCACTTAAACCATAAATTAATTCATCCAAAAAAGATTTTAAAACCTGTAATTCTTGACGACTAGAAACGAGGATGATGGCAAAAGAAATAAAAGCAAATATGTCAGAAAAAATATTTTTGATACCATTGGCACTTTGACGACGATAATCTTGGGCTAACTCTTGGGCTTTCTCTTGGATGATAGTTTCTTTTTCTTGAGGGGATAAATTTGGCATTAAGCCAATCATAGTTTTTAGTTGTATATTCTCCTCAAAAATTCTCAATTCGTTGAGGGCTTCTTCCTGTAAGTCTTGATTGATAAAAACGATGTCTTGATGACTAGCAAAATAAGGATCAACAAATGCTCTACCAATGGCTATTTTACTAATATTGTGAACTAAAATAGGAATAATTATTAAGAATAAAAGAAATTTTACTGATACAGCAGTTTTATATTTGGAGCGACGAAAACGATTTATTAATTCTTCTTCTGTGTCGGTAGAATCTGGGTTAATTTCATCTTTTATTTTAGTTAATGTTCGTAAAAATGAACGAGGCAGGACGCTGGTTTTGTCGGAGACTGTTTCTTTTATTTTTTTATCTTCCCCTGCAGGGACATCAATAATGGGGTTTTTTGTTTCTTTGACAAGGTTCGGTACTGTTTTGGGATTAATTTCTGATTCTTGTTGATATTTATTAACTATTTGATCAATAAAATTTAATTTTTCAACAATTAATGATTGGCTAAGGGTTATATTTTTATTAGTCTCATAGGGATAATTTTGTTTATTACTAGCAAATAAGTTGTTAAAATATTGACTTGTTTTAAACTGAGTTAATTTAAGATCAATAGCTTTTAATTTACTATTTAATTCTCCTTGAAAATAGGCAAAAACTCGTTCGCTGTGATTTCCATTTTGAAGAGTTATTTTTTTGTTTTGAAAATGTTCTATTTCTATATTTTTAATAGTCAAAGCTGCTTGATAGGCAGATTCGAGGGAATTTTCGGCACTACGGGCAAGGGAGCGTTTTGTATAGCGAAAAATTTTGTTGAACATGAAAGCTAGACAACAGTTACATGATTTAATATTTTAGGGGTTATTTTTCGACATGGACGACAAATTGCCCAATAACATTGTTATCATAAAAAATATATTGTAAGGTACACCGTTTGATATATTACAAATGCTGAGAATAATCACAGATAAAGGTGAAGCAAAACAAGAGCTAAAAAGAATTGAAAACCGTACTCACAATGATGAGACTCATATTCAAGAGTCCATTGTGAAAGAAATCATTGCGACGGTGAGAAAGCATGGAAATCAAGCCTTGTTCGATTATACTCAGAAATTTGACCGACAAACTATCAATGAAAGTAACCTTAAGGTTAGCGGTGCGGAAATTGATGCGGCTTATCAGCAGATTTCTCGGGATTTATTATCAGCTATTAAGTTGGCAGCAAAGCAGATTGAAGCGTTTCATCAGCAAAAAGTACCTAAGTCTTGGGTAAATTTTCCTTGTGATGGGGTGGTTTTGGGGCGACGTTATACCCCTGTGGATAGGGCTGGTTTGTATGTGCCGGGGGGTAGGGCTTCTTATCCTAGTACAGTGTTGATGAATGCTATTCCTGCGAAGGTTGCTCGGGTACCTCGCATTGTGATGGTTACTCCCCCTAGTGAAGGGGGAAAGATTAATCCTGCGGTGTTGGTAGCGGCTAGTGAGGCAGGGGTGACGGAAATTTATCGGGTAGGGGGCGCCCAAGCGGTGGCGGCGTTGGCTTACGGCACGGAAACTATCCCTAATGTGGATGTGATAACTGGGCCTGGTAATATATTTGTAACTTTGGCGAAAAAGGAAGTATTTGGCACGGTGGGCATCGATTCTTTGGCAGGGCCTAGTGAAGTGTTGGTGATTGCTGATAAACAGGCAAATCCTGTTCATGTGGCGGCGGATTTACTGGCACAGGCGGAGCATGATCCTTTGGCGGCGGCTATCTTGATTACTGATGATGTCGCCCTTGCTCAGGCGGTACAAGGGCAGGTGGTAAAACAGTTGGAAAATCACCCTCGTAAGTTTTTGACGGAAAAGGCGATCGCCCACTATGGTGTAATTATCGTTACCGAAAACCTAGAGGAAGCGGCGGAATTATCCAACCTTTTTGCCCCAGAACATTTGGAATTAGAGGTGGAAGAGCCTTGGGATTTAACCACCCATATCCGCCACGCTGGAGCTATTTTCTTGGGTAATTCCACCCCTGAAGCGGTGGGAGATTATTTGGCTGGACCAAACCACACCCTGCCCACGTCAGGGGCTGCTCGTTACGCTTCTGCGTTGGGGGTCGAAACCTTTATGAAGTATTCGAGTTTAATTGAATATAGCCCCCAAGCCTTACAAAAGGTGTCTGACGCTGTTATTGCATTGACTGAGGCGGAGGGGTTACCCTCCCACGGGGATTCGGTAAGGTTGCGGGTGAATCCTGATGAAAAATAATATTTGATGGGGTGATAAGGGCGCTGGGTAACAAATACCTATGCTATTAGGCTTTGACTGCCACTTTGCGCACTGCGAAGCATCTCTGCGAGATCGCCCTTATAATAATCTAGTTTAGAGGTAATTAGTCTAACTTAATTACTGCCCAATCATCCTGACGAACAAAATTAGTCATATCAGTAAATTTTCTTAATTCAAACTGTTCTACTGTAAAAATAGAAGGGGAATTTGCTAACCATTGGTCATTAATTTTTTTCACCGCAGACTCTACTTTACCTTCGTCAAAACTATCTGTAACATCACCAAAATAACCCAGAGTGATATGCGCCGCAAACTCGTAGTTTTGTTCGATACCCAAAGAAACTATTTTTTCATCCTGATAAATCAGTTGACGCAATTTAATAATAGGTTCATAAAAAGTCTCCGTTGGTGCTAAACAAATGGCAATGGCACGGGGAAAAATAGAAAGTCCTAATACATCAAATTCATAAGGTTTTACATCTTTATAAACAGTCTTATAATCTTTAAAAATACTATCAATTTGTTTTATTAATAGCTCATCAAAATGAGCATCTTGGGCTACAGCATTTAAATATATATCGTCCCAAATTAAATCAGCTAAAGTAACATGAAAACTATCTGCTGGTACAGCTACAAAAAAATCTGAACCCAATGCTTTTACTACCTGTTGCTGAGTTTCAGCTAATTTTTGATAAAACTCTTGATTATGACTAGACTCCCCATGGGGAGGAGTAATAATGGTATATCCAGGAAATTTAACGGGTTTTTGTCCATCAAATTTAGGAGATGATTGGATATTTTGTATTTGTTGCTCATAGTTAGCAGGGGCAGTCATTTGCACAATTCTATTGATGTAGCTTTGATAGTTTCCATCCATTTTTTTATCCTCTATTTAGCTTTAAATTGATATTATTTATAACTTTTTTAAAAGTGATATTCATTATAATTTTTAATGGTATATTTGTCAATATATCTTTGCTTTAGTTGTGGTTGTTACGACTTTCAAGGAGGACAAGGTAGAAAAGTTAATATTAGTAATTATTGTGGTATTAACAAAATATTTTTTCTTTTTATTTACGAGTTTTAATATTTAGTAGTTTAGGTTTTTAATGGTTTAAACTGGTTCCTAAATGCCCTAGAAATCTATAAAATTAATCAAGGGTTTTACCATTATATTTTCTATGGTTAACCTTTAATTCTCACCAATACTATGTTTTGTCGGTGTTGTTAATTTTAGATATGATTTCTGGTTTATTAGGTGGGGAATAGATAATGGTGATAATATTTTCATGGCTCAATTTTGAGGGCAAGTAAATTATATTTCATACCACAACCTTGGCAACCCCGTGTTATTTACGAATAACTTAATCTAGTGATAAGTCGTTGATAATCTGGGTATTGATTAATTAATTCTTTTGCTGTGGCTAATTCAAAGTCTGTAAAGTCGAATCCGGGGGATACGGTGCAACCAATTAAGCTATAAGAGTTTGGTTGACTTACTTCTGATGCAAACCAATCTCCTTGATTAATGACTAACTGAAAAGTGGGATTTTTTCCTGTAGTATCTCCTAACAGTATGGATTTATATTCTCCTGATTTGGTGAGAATGTGGACTTGTAATGGTGTGCCACTGTAAAAATGGAATATTTCATCGCTTTTGAGACGGTGAAAGGCGGAAAATTCTTCCCCTGAGAGTAGGTAATAAATAGCAGTTGAGCAATTTCTTGATTCTGTGGCACGAGATGATAAACCGTTGCTTTTGATAATATCATTACTACGATAGGTTTCTCGATAGTAGCCCCCTTCGGGGTGTTTTTGTAGGTTGAGTTGTTTTATCCAATATTCTGCATTCACTGGTTTTATGGTGGTAAAGGTGGTTTTAAAAGTATTAGGTTATTTTTGCAAAATTTCTAATCCAACTAATTTTATCGTCATTAGAGGAAAGGAGACATTACTTTTGTCCTAATGGCTAACTCCTAACACTTCCAGCAGTAAAGCAATTTTTGTCACCCATGCTAAATACTACCGTAGGGCGAGGTTTTCGGATTGAGAGTTGTTGATAACTCGGTTTAGTTTTCCACTGCTATAACCTTCTAAGTCGAGGGTAACGTAGATAAATCCTAACTGTTGAAAGTAATGGACTAATGTGGGCAAGTCAACTTCATTGACAAAGGTGGCTATTTTTTGGGGTGATAGTTCAATTCTAGCGGTATCTCCTTGGGATCTCACTCTCAAATTAAGATAGCCTAAATTGCGTAAATAAACTTCTGCCCTACCGACACGATGGAGTTTTTGGATGGTGATTTCTTCTCCGTAGGGAAAGCGGGAAGACAGACAGGGTTGAGAAGGTTTATCCCACCATGGTAGGTTTAATAATTTACTGATCTCTCTTACTTGTATTTTTGATATACTTACTTCAGCTAATGGCGATCGCACTTTTCTCTCTTTTGCGGCTTCTATGCCGGGGCGATAGTCTTGTAAATCGTCATAATTTACCCCGTCTATCACATAAGGATAACCTCTTTTAAGGGCGATCGCTTTTAATTTATCGTGCAATTCACTTTTGCAAAAATAACAACGGTTGACAGGATTTGAGGTATAGTTAGGGTTATCCATCTCCTCGGTGACAATCATTTCATGATTAATACCAATTTGTTGGGCTTGATGTTGGGCTTCATCTAATTCTTCAGGTAAAAGGGAAGGAGATACCGCTGTAATAGCAAGGGCTTTGTCTCCCAAGACATCATAAGCAACTTTAGCAACTAGGGTGCTATCAATTCCCCCAGAATAAGCAATTAAAGCCTTATCCATGGTGGCAAAAATACTTTTTAATTTCTCTAGTTTTTCTTTGCTCATTCTATCTATTTCTAATAATCCTACACATAGTATTATATTCTAGTCTGAAGAAGTTTAAGTAATGTACCATTGACATTTAACAATTCAATTAATACATTTTTATTGATTATTAGTTATTAATTATTTATTATCATTATGTCTAAAGATTTAAAATTACAAACCGCTAACTTATATCTAAATATTTCAGATGAATGGTTAGAAAAGCTAGATAATCTTGCCGTAGAAAAAGAGCAAAACATAGAACAATTAGTATTAGATATTATTGGTAACTATTTATCAGATAGTGAGTTAAATTTAGAAAATAATCAACGACTAGAAGAATATCAAAACTTGAATCAGCGTTTAGAAGTTTTAGAAAAAAAAGACTATCAAATAGAAAGATTAACAACCAAATTAGAAATTTTAGAAAAGTTGGTGGCTACCTTACAAACAAAAGAGATTAAAGAAGATACTACAAATAGTAATCAAGATTGGGATGATGAATTTGAAGATGAACCTGATGAAGTTTTAACAGACTTTTTATTGTAGTCTTTTTTTTGGCAAATACTTTTGAACATATCGTCAATATTTTGAAACTAAATCCCCTAAATTATCTTTATATTATTACCTTTACTTTTTTCCATCATATTCGTTTCCGACACTAACTAAGCATTACCATGACAAGTTTTGCTACTACAAAAACAGTATCTTTATGTTTATTTTAAAGAAAAATATTTCTTCAGATAAGAAAACATCATCCTTCAAACAAACTATTACTAATATATTAGGGGAAAAATTAAAACCATTTTGGTTTTTAGCCCCCGCCCTAATTGTCTTAACTCTAATAGTTTTTTATCCTGCTATTCAAGCCTTTAGTCTTAGTTTTTCTAGTTATGGCTATGACTTAACACAACCCCCTGAGTGGGTGGGTTTACAAAACTTTGAAAGATTAGTCCAAGATGAATTATTCAGAAAAACTTTACTCAATAGTCTTCTTTACATGGTGGGAGTAGTACCAGCCTTAGTTATTTTACCATTGTTCTTGGCGATCGCCGTTAACCAAAAATTAAAAGGCATCAACTGGTTTCGTGCGGCTTATTACACCCCCGTAGTAATCTCCATGGTGGTAGCAGGAATCGCTTGGAAAGCCTTATATTGGTCAAATGGTATCTTCAACCAAATTTGGCTAGGATTGGGCTTCTCATCGGGTTTACCATGGTTAACTAGCCCTGACTGGGCTATTTGGAGTGTAATGGTAGTCACCATTTGGAAAGGTTTAGGTTATTACATGGTGATTTATTTGGCTGGTTTACAAAGTATCCCTGCTGAATTATACGAAGCAGGTGCTATCGATGGCTCAGATGGTTGGCAAAAACACTTTGATATTACCATTCCTCTCATGAAGCCTTATATTTTTTTGGTGGCAGTAATTTCTGCCCTCAGTGCGACAAAAGTATTTGAGGAGGTTTTTTTATTAACCCAAGGAGGTCCTAGAAATAGCTCTAAAACCGTTGTATATTACATATATGAAAAAGCATTTCAAGAGTTAGATATTAA of Cyanobacterium sp. HL-69 contains these proteins:
- a CDS encoding Sll1969 family lipase, with the protein product MNPIVLIHGFMDQSAVFNSMFLYLENQGYNVHAIDLTPCYGTADLKVLAQQVKEYIDKTFEKEEKVNLLGFSMGGLVTRYYLQKLGGVEKVDKYINVSAPNNGTIMAYLLPFLGIKQMRPQSDFLLDLNKDINESLSKVKCLFLWTPFDLMIFPPKSSIMKPFPVERIPVLTHKWMISDRRVLERVNKFLKEK
- the cofG gene encoding 7,8-didemethyl-8-hydroxy-5-deazariboflavin synthase subunit CofG translates to MRIVTYSPAFTLVPTYECFNRCSYCNFRTNPEEDVWLTLDRAREILTTLQGKEVTEILILSGEVHPHSKRRKDWLQLIYDIAHLALSMGFFPHSNVGPLSYEEMTLLKTVNASMGLMVEQVTPSLLDTVHHFAPSKIPQLRLEQLEWAGVLQIPFTTGILLGIGESSCDRMESLRAIASIHKKYGHIQEVILQPYSKGNKDNYSQNNFSSLEMLETIKKAKEILPNNIAIQIPPNLIEDENTLIKCLELGVTDLGGIVPKDEVNPDYYHHSLEDLTTTLLNHGWLLKPRLPVYPQYYQETFTRLKILGNQDTKRLI
- a CDS encoding NAD(P)H-quinone oxidoreductase chain 5; this translates as MTKSKDVQITPIALNTRVFRSRTWDRLKFEVEYGLNRGTTANSFVIEGEKIALFDLPGESFTATFIDALEQRIDLQKIDYLILGHINPNRAVTINTLLQKAPQINIIISNTGAKSLETIFENNYQETTARNPLNITVVKNELQLDLGKGHLLEFITTPNPRYPDQLLTYDRQTKVFYTDKLFSAHVCGDQILDEGWSIYQEDRRHYFDCVIAPYATQVSKAIEKVKEKESFIYATNHGPLVRYGLTELTGLYQQWLETQKNQTLNVALVYASAYGNTATLANAIARGITKAGVRVESINAEFAGSEEIKTAIQGCEGFIFGSPTLGGHAPTQIQSALGIALANADKNKLVGAFGSFGWSGEAIDLLENKFRDGGYRFGFDTIRVKFKPTEAVLKTCEEAGTDFAQALKKRKKALKSKESAAANSLTARTEQALGRLVGSLCIVTTQRDEIKGAMVASWVSQATFNPPGLTVAVAKERAIESLLPIGSCFALNVLEEGRYVELMKHFLKPFAPGEDRFQNIDHDVADNGSPILNNALAYVECEVKNRLECGDHWVMYAIAQAGKLLKDDGITAVHHRKSGTHY
- the cotA gene encoding putative transporter involved in H+ extrusion and indirectly CO2 uptake CotA — protein: MFNKIFRYTKRSLARSAENSLESAYQAALTIKNIEIEHFQNKKITLQNGNHSERVFAYFQGELNSKLKAIDLKLTQFKTSQYFNNLFASNKQNYPYETNKNITLSQSLIVEKLNFIDQIVNKYQQESEINPKTVPNLVKETKNPIIDVPAGEDKKIKETVSDKTSVLPRSFLRTLTKIKDEINPDSTDTEEELINRFRRSKYKTAVSVKFLLFLIIIPILVHNISKIAIGRAFVDPYFASHQDIVFINQDLQEEALNELRIFEENIQLKTMIGLMPNLSPQEKETIIQEKAQELAQDYRRQSANGIKNIFSDIFAFISFAIILVSSRQELQVLKSFLDELIYGLSDSAKAFLIILFTDIFVGFHSPHGWEIVLESVARHLGLAENRDFNFLFIATFPVILDTVLKYWIFRYLNRISPSAVATYKNMNES
- the hisD gene encoding histidinol dehydrogenase HisD, yielding MLRIITDKGEAKQELKRIENRTHNDETHIQESIVKEIIATVRKHGNQALFDYTQKFDRQTINESNLKVSGAEIDAAYQQISRDLLSAIKLAAKQIEAFHQQKVPKSWVNFPCDGVVLGRRYTPVDRAGLYVPGGRASYPSTVLMNAIPAKVARVPRIVMVTPPSEGGKINPAVLVAASEAGVTEIYRVGGAQAVAALAYGTETIPNVDVITGPGNIFVTLAKKEVFGTVGIDSLAGPSEVLVIADKQANPVHVAADLLAQAEHDPLAAAILITDDVALAQAVQGQVVKQLENHPRKFLTEKAIAHYGVIIVTENLEEAAELSNLFAPEHLELEVEEPWDLTTHIRHAGAIFLGNSTPEAVGDYLAGPNHTLPTSGAARYASALGVETFMKYSSLIEYSPQALQKVSDAVIALTEAEGLPSHGDSVRLRVNPDEK
- a CDS encoding TIGR00268 family protein, which gives rise to MSKEKLEKLKSIFATMDKALIAYSGGIDSTLVAKVAYDVLGDKALAITAVSPSLLPEELDEAQHQAQQIGINHEMIVTEEMDNPNYTSNPVNRCYFCKSELHDKLKAIALKRGYPYVIDGVNYDDLQDYRPGIEAAKERKVRSPLAEVSISKIQVREISKLLNLPWWDKPSQPCLSSRFPYGEEITIQKLHRVGRAEVYLRNLGYLNLRVRSQGDTARIELSPQKIATFVNEVDLPTLVHYFQQLGFIYVTLDLEGYSSGKLNRVINNSQSENLALR